The Daucus carota subsp. sativus chromosome 2, DH1 v3.0, whole genome shotgun sequence genome includes a window with the following:
- the LOC108206854 gene encoding uncharacterized protein LOC108206854 isoform X2: MEPWSNLDGKVVMVTGASSGLGRELCIDLANAGCKVVAAARRMDRLKSLCEEINQFVDASELAYAPRPGSIRYRAAAVELDVAGDSEAVRLAVEKAWKCFGRIDTLINNAGVRGGTKSSLFISEEEWNKVVRTNLTGSWLVSKYVGLCMVGALQGGCIINISSTAGLNRTQIHGSLAYSSSKSGLNSMTKIMALELGKYNIRVNSISPGLFPSEITENLMKKEWLKNVCARTVPLKTFLTSDPALTSLILYLSHDSSEYVTGNVFIVDAGFTLPGLPLFSSL; the protein is encoded by the exons ATGGAACCGTGGAGCAATTTAGATGGCAAGGTTGTGATGGTAACGGGCGCATCATCCGGACTTGGGCGAGAACTCTGTATCGACTTGGCGAATGCAGGTTGTAAAGTCGTTGCAGCTGCTCGGAGAATGGACAGGCTTAAGTCTCTTTGTGAAGAAATCAACCAGTTTGTCGATGCTAGTGAGCTTGCTTATGCGCCAAGACCTGGTAGTATTAGGTACCGTGCAGCTGCTGTTGAGCTTGATGTGGCAGGGGATAGTGAGGCGGTCAGATTGGCCGTAGAGAAAGCGTGGAAGTGTTTTGGCCGCATTGATACTTTGATCAATAACGCTGGTGTGAGAG GTGGAACGAAATCTTCACTTTTTATAAGTGAAGAAGAATGGAACAAAGTGGTGAGGACGAACTTAACAGGATCATGGTTGGTGTCCAAGTATGTCGGATTATGCATGGTGGGAGCACTTCAAGGGGGATGTATCATCAATATATCTTCAACTGCTGGTTTGAATAGAACCCAAATACATGGAAGTCTTGCCTACAGTTCCTCCAAATCGGGACTAAATTCCATGACTAAG ATTATGGCACTAGAACTgggaaaatataatataagagtaAATTCAATATCGCCTGGTCTATTCCCATCTGAGATAACAGAGAACCTGATGAAAAAGGAGTGGCTTAAGAACGTGTGTGCAAGAACAGTTCCATTGAAAACTTTTCTTACATCTGATCCCGCACTGACATCGCTCATCCTCTACTTAAGTCATGATTCTTCAGAGTACGTCACAGGCAATGTTTTCATAGTTGATGCTGGATTTACTCTTCCTGGTCTTCCTTTATTTTCTTCCCTGTAA
- the LOC108206854 gene encoding uncharacterized protein LOC108206854 isoform X1, which translates to MRTRSRAHKEALVKEETIVSTTMDDQPPAVNDTKALKTFSEPKINDIQSSIVRPAIQANTFEIKPSTIQMVQNSVQFGGSPTEDPNMHIRDFIEICDTFKFNGVTEDAIKLRLFPFSLRDKAKGWLHSLPAGSITTWEDLAQKFLTKFFPMAKTAAMRNAITQFSQLSGETLCEAWERYKEMLRKCPHHGMPDWMVINCFYNGLGPQSRPMLDAASGGALLTKSYEEAYELIEMMAANEYQNPTQRLHQGKVAGILDVDATTALTAQIKALTMKMDSLVNLGIHQPPSVCELCAGTHSTDQCAISIESAQFVTNFQRSQQPAPATYHPNNRNHPNFSWSNNQNFMPQQQQQFQQFQQQGARPFNPSGFQQQFAPKQQFHPPGFQQQNHGVAGQSSNERSEWEEMKLMIKSQAVSIKTLENQIGQIANALINRPQGTLPSDTEANPGKKEMKEQVQAVTLRSGKVTKEKESATEQNKEESDQQVETLELSSKSDSEKTVVEADKNKINEEASKDSAEKSSPKVDIGVKQVYPPPPFPKRLQKHKLDKQFAKFLEVFKKLQINIPFAEALEQMPSYAKFMKGILSRKLKLEDLETVALTEECSAVLQQKLPPKLKDPGSFTIPCTIGKLSFDKCLCDLGASINLMPLSVFKKLGLPEPKPTNMSLQLADRSITYPRGIVEDVLVKVDKLIFPADFVILDFEEDERIPIILGRPFLATGRTLIDVQKGELTMRVQDQSVTFKVFNAMKFPTDEEECFKVEPIEAAAHPEIDPRLKTDILERVLTGEAEFGGEEEAEQLQFLNSSPWKRKVGIPFKSQGVTELKNVQEHLKPSIEEAPILELKLPPDLLSDVQFRRLSRRIDDMHDIHRRFAKDLTQALGSAFRAIGVEVDWPVFGNGMVYSPPDPPPEEGDHPDF; encoded by the coding sequence atgcgaacacgttctcggGCTCATAAGGAAGCATTGGTTAAGGAAGAAACGATAGTGAGTACTACAATGGATGATCAACCACCAGCAGTtaatgatactaaggctcttaagaCTTTCTCTGAGCcgaaaatcaatgacattcagtcgagcattgtcaggccagcgattcaggccaacactttcgaaatcaaacctagcactattcagatggtacagaactcagtacagtttgggggttctccgacagaggatcctaatatgcatattcgagacttcattgagatctgtgacactttcaagttcaatggtgttacggaAGATGCCATTAAATTGAGGCTGTTCCCgttttctctgagggataaagctaagggatggttgcattctcttcctgcaggatctattacgacatgggaggatctggctcagaagtttcttactaagttcttccctatggccaaaacagctgcaatgaggaatgctatcactcaattctctcagttatctggtgaaactttatgtgaagcatgggaacgctacaaggagatgctgcgaaagtgcccacatcatgggatgcctgattggatggtgattaattgcttttataatggcttgggtcctcaatcgagaccaatgctcgatgcagcatcaggtggagctctattgACTAAGAGTTATGaggaggcttatgagttgatcgagatgatggctgcaaatgaatatcagaatcctactcagcgtcttcatcagggcaaagtagcagggattctggatgttgatgctactacagcctTGACTGCGCAAAtcaaggctcttactatgaagatgGACTCTTTGGTAAACTTGGGGATTCATCAGCCACCTTCAGTTTGTGAGCTTTGTGCGGGTACACATtccactgatcagtgtgccatatcTATCGAGTCAGCTCAGTTTGTGACCAATTTTCAGCGATCTCAGCAGCCAGCTCCGGCTACTTATCACCCGAATAAtcgaaatcatccgaatttcagctggagcaataatcagaacttcatgccacaacagcaacaacagtttcagcagtttcagcagcaaggagctagacctttcaacccttctggttttcaacaacagtttgcaccgaagcagcaattccatccacctggattccagcaacaaaatcatggggtggctggacagtcttccaacgaaagatctgaatgggaagagatgaaattaatgattaaaagccaagcggtgtcaatcaaaactttggagaatcagattgggcagattgctaacgcgttgataaacagaccacaaggaacgcttcctagtgataccgaggccaatccgggtaagaaagagatgaaggaacaggtacaggctgtcaccttaaggtccggaaaggttacgaaggaaaaagaatcagcaacagagcaaaacaaggaagagagtgatcaacaggttgaaacactCGAGCTCTCATCTAAGTCAGATAgtgaaaaaactgttgttgaagctgacaagaataaaatcaacgaggaagcaagcaaggattcaGCCGAGAAATCTAGCCCGAAAGTTGAtattggggtcaagcaagtatatccacctccaccttttccgaagagacttcagaagcataagctcgataagcaattcgctaaatttctagaagttttcaagaaactacaaatcaacatacctttcgcggaggctctagaacaaatgccgagttatgctaagttcatgaaaggtattctatctcggaaactcaaacttgaggacttggagactgtggctttgaccgaggagtgtagtgctgtgttgcagcagaaattgcctccgaagctgaaagatccgggaagcttcacaatcccgtgtaccATTGGCAAGTTATCTTTCGACAAGTGCTtgtgtgacttgggagctagcatcaatctgatgccgttgtctgtcttcaagaaacttgggCTGCCGGAGCCGAAACCTACGAACATGTCattacaactggctgatcggtccatcacatacccgagaggtatagtggaagatgtcttggtgaaggtggataagctcatcttccctgctgattttgtcattctagactttgaggaggatgagaggattcccattatcttgggaaggcctttcttagctacaggccgaactttgatcgatgtgcaaaagggagagcttacaatgagagttcaagatcagagtgtcactttcaaagtgttcaacgcaatgaaatttccaactgacgaagaagaatgctttaaggtggagccaATAGAAGCTGCAGCTCATCCAGAAATTGACCCAAGgctgaaaactgacatcttggaaagggttctaaCAGGTGAAGCTGAATTCGGAGGTGAAGAGGAAGCAGAGCAACTTCAGTTCTTGAATTCATCTCCATGGAAGAGGAAGGTTGGTATTCCATTCAAGTCTCAAGGAGTAACAGAGCTTAAAAATGTTcaggagcatcttaaaccatctattgaagaagctcccatactcgaactcaaactaccaccggatctcttaagtgatgtgcaatttagaaggttgtcacggcgcatagatgacatgcatgacattcaccgccgttttgcaaaggatttgactcaggctcttgggagtgcttttcgagcTATTGGTGTGgaggttgattggccagtgtttggaaatggcatggtatattcaccacctgatcctccacccgaggagggtgatcatcccgacttctag
- the LOC108206854 gene encoding uncharacterized protein LOC108206854 isoform X4 — MEPWSNLDGKVVMVTGASSGLGRELCIDLANAGCKVVAAARRMDRLKSLCEEINQFVDASELAYAPRPGSIRYRAAAVELDVAGDSEAVRLAVEKAWKCFGRIDTLINNAGVRGGTKSSLFISEEEWNKVVRTNLTGSWLVSKYVGLCMVGALQGGCIINISSTAGLNRTQIHGSLAYSSSKSGLNSMTKVLGRRTKRRIIAFIGKKRRSNRMPEERVMGKEAFCHCEAPA; from the exons ATGGAACCGTGGAGCAATTTAGATGGCAAGGTTGTGATGGTAACGGGCGCATCATCCGGACTTGGGCGAGAACTCTGTATCGACTTGGCGAATGCAGGTTGTAAAGTCGTTGCAGCTGCTCGGAGAATGGACAGGCTTAAGTCTCTTTGTGAAGAAATCAACCAGTTTGTCGATGCTAGTGAGCTTGCTTATGCGCCAAGACCTGGTAGTATTAGGTACCGTGCAGCTGCTGTTGAGCTTGATGTGGCAGGGGATAGTGAGGCGGTCAGATTGGCCGTAGAGAAAGCGTGGAAGTGTTTTGGCCGCATTGATACTTTGATCAATAACGCTGGTGTGAGAG GTGGAACGAAATCTTCACTTTTTATAAGTGAAGAAGAATGGAACAAAGTGGTGAGGACGAACTTAACAGGATCATGGTTGGTGTCCAAGTATGTCGGATTATGCATGGTGGGAGCACTTCAAGGGGGATGTATCATCAATATATCTTCAACTGCTGGTTTGAATAGAACCCAAATACATGGAAGTCTTGCCTACAGTTCCTCCAAATCGGGACTAAATTCCATGACTAAG GTTCTTGGAAGGAGGACGaagaggagaatcatagctttcattggaaaaaaacggcgaagcaatcggatgcccGAGGAGAGAGTTATGGGCAAAGAAGCATTCTGCCACTGTGAGGCCCCGGCCTGA
- the LOC108206854 gene encoding uncharacterized protein LOC108206854 isoform X3: MEPWSNLDGKVVMVTGASSGLGRELCIDLANAGCKVVAAARRMDRLKSLCEEINQFVDASELAYAPRPGSIRYRAAAVELDVAGDSEAVRLAVEKAWKCFGRIDTLINNAGGTKSSLFISEEEWNKVVRTNLTGSWLVSKYVGLCMVGALQGGCIINISSTAGLNRTQIHGSLAYSSSKSGLNSMTKIMALELGKYNIRVNSISPGLFPSEITENLMKKEWLKNVCARTVPLKTFLTSDPALTSLILYLSHDSSEYVTGNVFIVDAGFTLPGLPLFSSL, encoded by the exons ATGGAACCGTGGAGCAATTTAGATGGCAAGGTTGTGATGGTAACGGGCGCATCATCCGGACTTGGGCGAGAACTCTGTATCGACTTGGCGAATGCAGGTTGTAAAGTCGTTGCAGCTGCTCGGAGAATGGACAGGCTTAAGTCTCTTTGTGAAGAAATCAACCAGTTTGTCGATGCTAGTGAGCTTGCTTATGCGCCAAGACCTGGTAGTATTAGGTACCGTGCAGCTGCTGTTGAGCTTGATGTGGCAGGGGATAGTGAGGCGGTCAGATTGGCCGTAGAGAAAGCGTGGAAGTGTTTTGGCCGCATTGATACTTTGATCAATAACGCTG GTGGAACGAAATCTTCACTTTTTATAAGTGAAGAAGAATGGAACAAAGTGGTGAGGACGAACTTAACAGGATCATGGTTGGTGTCCAAGTATGTCGGATTATGCATGGTGGGAGCACTTCAAGGGGGATGTATCATCAATATATCTTCAACTGCTGGTTTGAATAGAACCCAAATACATGGAAGTCTTGCCTACAGTTCCTCCAAATCGGGACTAAATTCCATGACTAAG ATTATGGCACTAGAACTgggaaaatataatataagagtaAATTCAATATCGCCTGGTCTATTCCCATCTGAGATAACAGAGAACCTGATGAAAAAGGAGTGGCTTAAGAACGTGTGTGCAAGAACAGTTCCATTGAAAACTTTTCTTACATCTGATCCCGCACTGACATCGCTCATCCTCTACTTAAGTCATGATTCTTCAGAGTACGTCACAGGCAATGTTTTCATAGTTGATGCTGGATTTACTCTTCCTGGTCTTCCTTTATTTTCTTCCCTGTAA